The genome window GCGCTGGGTGCGCAGTGGATGCCCGCGGGGCTGTGGCTGCGGCCCGAGTACTACGCGGCGGACGGGGCCACCAAGCAGGCCCAGGTGCAGGCCGAGGTGCACGCCGTGCGCAACGGGGTGGGACTCATCGACGTCGGAACGCTGGGGAAGATCGAGCTTTTCGGACCGGATGCCGCCGAGTTTCTGGAACGCGTCTATACCGGGCGTTTCGCGAACCTGAAGGTGGGCATGACCCGCTACTGCGCCATGCTCGACGAGTCGGGTGTCGTCATCGACGATGGCGTGGTCGCGCGGATCGCCGAAGAGCACTGGTACTTCACGACCACGACCACCGGGGCGGCGGTCGTCTATCGCGAGCTGCAGCGGTGGAACGCACAGTGGAACCTGCGGGTGGGTCTCGTCAATGCGACGGGGGCACACGCGGCCGTGAATCTCGCCGGCCCGAAGTCCCGCCAGATGCTGCGGCAACTGACGGACATCGACCTGGACAGCGCAGCATTTCCCTATCTCGGTGTCCGCCGGGGAGCGGTGGCCGGCATTCCGGCGCGGCTGATGCGCGTGGGCTTCGTCGGCGAACTCGGCTACGAGATCCACGTGCCCGCCGAGTACGGCGCGGCGCTGTGGGATGCGCTCATGGAAGCGGGCAAGCCGTTCGGGCTCAAGCCCTTCGGTGTCGAAGCTCAGCGGGTGCTGCGGCTGGAGAAGGGCCACATCATCATCGGCCAGGACACCGATGGCCTCACCACCCCCGACGAGGTCGGGCTGGGCTGGGCGCTCAAGCTCGACAAGCCGTTCTTCGTGGGTCAACGCAGCGTGCAGATCGTGCGCGCGCGCGGACTCCGGCAGCAATTGGTGGGATTCGAACTGGAACAGGGCGCGGCAACGGTGCCGAAGGAGTGCCACCTCGTCATACGGGACGGCGCAATCGCAGGCCGGGTGACGAGCATCGTGGAAAGCCGAAGCGTGGGCCGCACCGTGGGTCTGGCCTTCGTTGCCCCGGGCATGACCGACACCGGCACGCGCTTCACCATCCGTGCCGAGGGGGGCGTGATGGTGAACGCCACCGTCGTGCCTATCCCCTTCTACGACCCTGCCGGCGAGCGGCAGAAGAGCCCGGATTGATCCCGAGATGAATGCTCCTCGATCGAGTGCATTGCACGTGTCTCTCAAGGCGAGAGGGGCACGCTTCGATACGCTGCTCGACATGCCGGCTGCCGTTCAGGTGGCGGACACTGACGCCGAACGGGCGGCCGTCCTGGGCATCGCGGACGTCTCGTGTCTTCGCCGCATCGGACTCAAGGGTCCGCGGGCGGGTGAGTGGCTGAGCCAGCGGGGCGTTGCCGTTCCCGCAGACCCGAATTCGTGGGTGCCGGTGGAGGGAGGGCTTGTCGCCCGGCTGGCACGCACCGAGTTTCTGGTGGAGGACGGTCCGGGCGCGTCGACGGTCACGCGGATCGCGGGCGAGCTGGAATCGGGTCTGGAAGGTGTGTATCCCGTGTGGCGGCAGGATTGCGCGCTTCTGCTGGCGGGAGAGCGTGTCATGGATCTCCTGCGCGAGACGTGCAATGTGGATTTCGCCTCGTCCGCGCATGCCGGCGAGGCCGTGACGCTCACGCAGATGGTGGGCGTTTCCGTCACCGTCCTGCGGCAGCAGGTGGGCAGCCGTGCGTGCCATCGCGTGTGGTGCGACTACAGCGCAGGGGTCTACCTCTGGGAGACGCTCACGGGCATTGCAGAGGAAATGGGCGGGGGTGCCGTGGGCATCGCCGCGGCGTGGCCGGCGCTCGTGGCTGGCTGAGACGAACGAAGGTCACCCGTATCAGGAGAGGGAAGGGCAATGACACCGGAACAGGCGAGCAAATTCTTCGACGAGCACAAGATCAAGTACATCCTGGCGCAATTCGTCGACATCCACGGCTCCGCGAAAGCCAAGGCGGTGCCGGTCGAGCACCTCAAGATGGTGCTGGGCGACGGCGCAGGATTCGCCGGCTTCGCGCTCTGGGGGTTCGGCATGGGTCCCCAGGGACCGGACTACATGGCCGTGGGCGATCTGGACAGCCTGCAGCCCATTCCCTGGATGCCTGGCTATGCCCGCATGTGCACGTGGGGGCACGTCAACGGCAAGCCCTATTCGTACGATTGCCGGACCGCGCTCAAGGTGCAGCTCGACAAGCTTGCCCAGAAAGGCATGACGCTCTACACCGGCATCGAACCGGAATTCATGCTCCTGAAGCGCGGCCCCGATGGTCGCGTGGTGCCCGCCGACGACACCGACACGCTCGAGAAGCCCTGTTACGACTACAAGGGCCTGGCACGCCAGTCGGAGTTCCTCGACCGTCTGGTGCAGAGCACTCGGGCGGTGGGAATCGACGTCTATCAGATCGACCACGAGGACGCGAACGGGCAGTTCGAGGTGAACTTCACCTACGGTGATGCCATGAGCTCGGCCGACCGGGTGATCTTCCTCAAGATGGCAGCGTCGGAGATCGCGCACCAGATGGGACTCATCGCGACCTTCATGCCCAAGCCTTTCTCCAACCGGACCGGCACCGGCGCGCACTTCCATCTGTCCATCGGCAACTTGCAGAAGAGCAATCTGTTCCACGACGATTCGGATCCGCGCGGGCTGGGCCTGTCGAAGATGGGGTACCAGTTCCTGGCCGGTCTGCTCAAGCATGCGCGCGGCCTGACGGCCCTTTGCGCTCCGACGGTCAACTCCTACAAGCGCCTGGTGGTGGGGCGCGCCCTGTCGGGCGCAACGTGGGCGCCGGCGTACATCACCTACGGCAACAACAACCGGACCTGCATGGTGCGGGTCCCCTATGGACGCCTCGAAATGCGTCTGCCCGATGGTGCGGTCAATCCGTATCTCGCCACGATCGCCATTCTCGCGGCGGGTCTCGACGGCATCGAACATGGCCTCGACCCGGGCGAACCGAACAACACCAATCTCTACGAGTGGAGCCCCGAGCAGCTCCGGGAAGCGGGCATCGGCGTGCTGCCTCAGAACCTGAACGAGTCGCTCG of Betaproteobacteria bacterium contains these proteins:
- the glnT gene encoding type III glutamate--ammonia ligase; translated protein: MTPEQASKFFDEHKIKYILAQFVDIHGSAKAKAVPVEHLKMVLGDGAGFAGFALWGFGMGPQGPDYMAVGDLDSLQPIPWMPGYARMCTWGHVNGKPYSYDCRTALKVQLDKLAQKGMTLYTGIEPEFMLLKRGPDGRVVPADDTDTLEKPCYDYKGLARQSEFLDRLVQSTRAVGIDVYQIDHEDANGQFEVNFTYGDAMSSADRVIFLKMAASEIAHQMGLIATFMPKPFSNRTGTGAHFHLSIGNLQKSNLFHDDSDPRGLGLSKMGYQFLAGLLKHARGLTALCAPTVNSYKRLVVGRALSGATWAPAYITYGNNNRTCMVRVPYGRLEMRLPDGAVNPYLATIAILAAGLDGIEHGLDPGEPNNTNLYEWSPEQLREAGIGVLPQNLNESLDALEADTVLTDAIGSDLAQEFLRLKRMEWVEYQRHVSAWEVDRYLEFF